Proteins from a genomic interval of Catenulispora sp. GP43:
- a CDS encoding PQQ-binding-like beta-propeller repeat protein encodes MPAIPLRRPWVAATVAVAVFGSAAGVASAADVSAAVRLTADQVRSLSAKYTVGVGTGGTAAQRVGTAQAAAAGAGPASSTAQSDPATGQTSASGLSLTSDQQIETARGLGLTAAVPGSDDWFHVDTSGQVARVGRDGRPVWTKTEQGLAADWGLKGTVPYLPEPPPLDMFAGYDPISGTGVSSDQTFAIGDFGGGSGHDIAVAYTLGASAGFPFTVPDSPLTHFASFVTVIDGRTGKTLWHQVYPGYVNRLAAGAGGLIVGDVSGPMWSVEQAPLSGDSRTSVALVRFRRSGGAVTGTTAWTYSTQVPFAALATITQTAEGIATGWSDTPMGLGTPRPADGHVILLDAATGKLKLDVPTPGYPRIIRDDPGRHRLVVAEENDPEDAVSWQLTAIDPRTGGRQVLANRAGTFVTSLRVADSGPGSGKNPAYEATELTLDLSGDQALPVGSSVLSFDAHGKNLWTTPIPAAFAGDAPVVGGMMLPDADRASVVVTTQDPQNPTEAVPNGPEGTQIMSFDARTGKLRWRRSGAVGTGLEPAQWGDRILSVAADQTAYAYKISNGAPVAVQPQLGDLYAGVLVPGATTAKDGVKNIVGAGQSRGVFLLDGHPQPNGEPRVLWTAAVRGAVHHAELVDDGRQVLVAATGGWDLIDVATGKVTVAKDVPGGYTWSVTATGSGQNTEIIDPTHALTAYGLNGRQLWTFKPAGSAVKFSNATVDPDGRVIAEYSTAAGDKTPQYRVLAVDARTGATLWNQPADQSVTSGGLLQAAYASADIPGAGGHGVALAWGATEPNSVAGTMLVEVRDSRTGAVLTSHTAGGTTTHIGFSADPKLGLAWYHFAQISRLMPDGETWADTGMYSDTYSGGFGTSTGGSTVLLDSPYGVQAYDPAQFDGNNDYPYDVAHTGPLDDGYQLVIDGSQILGLQQDIREWGIGSEWMGSFYFDSDTSMHGLTVSTLTGTLTPGAAAKSAPKAQLKAAAPTAPPTAPPTTPVQDPTGGSLTPDSVIPAAAPTLRGYTPAQIQHNLALKGDGTGQTVAIVDAYHHSALPSDLNTFSKQFGLPPSCDSVAAGTDCFDFSVHTMPGTTVDGGGWDGEAALDVEWVHAVAPHAKIVLVEAQDPTMQHLNEAVDAAAALRPAAVSMSYGLNREFSGESFYDGRCLYTDTVCVESAGDSGNPDGYSATSPNVLSIGGTTLKLNAAGDTVSQTAWRGTGGGLSFFEKRPAYQDGVNPDPHRGTPDVSAVADPQTGVAVYYTDVTQSRSGWAEVGGTSLSAPIWSAILAATDQGRAALGKAHLASADGSVFRDVYGLGSALVDVTSGSNGACPATQCSARAGYDTVTGLGTPGPSVDQALAAKP; translated from the coding sequence TTGCCTGCGATACCTCTACGCCGTCCCTGGGTGGCGGCGACCGTGGCCGTGGCGGTCTTCGGCTCGGCCGCCGGTGTGGCTTCCGCGGCCGACGTGTCCGCCGCCGTGCGCCTGACCGCGGATCAGGTGCGGAGCCTGTCCGCGAAGTACACCGTCGGCGTCGGCACCGGCGGCACCGCCGCCCAGCGCGTCGGGACGGCGCAGGCCGCGGCGGCCGGAGCCGGCCCGGCTTCCTCTACCGCGCAAAGCGATCCGGCCACCGGACAGACCTCGGCGTCAGGGCTCTCCCTCACCTCCGACCAGCAGATCGAGACCGCGCGCGGCCTCGGTCTCACCGCGGCCGTGCCCGGCAGCGACGACTGGTTCCACGTCGACACCTCCGGCCAGGTCGCGCGGGTCGGGCGGGACGGCCGGCCGGTCTGGACCAAGACCGAGCAGGGCCTGGCTGCGGACTGGGGCCTCAAGGGCACCGTGCCCTACCTTCCCGAGCCGCCGCCGCTGGACATGTTCGCGGGCTACGACCCCATATCCGGCACCGGCGTCAGCTCCGACCAGACGTTCGCGATCGGCGACTTCGGCGGTGGATCAGGGCACGACATCGCCGTCGCCTACACGCTGGGCGCCAGTGCGGGCTTCCCGTTCACCGTGCCGGACTCGCCGCTCACGCACTTCGCGTCCTTCGTCACCGTCATCGACGGCCGCACCGGGAAGACCTTGTGGCACCAGGTGTATCCCGGCTACGTCAACCGCCTCGCGGCCGGCGCCGGCGGCCTGATCGTCGGCGACGTCAGCGGGCCGATGTGGAGCGTCGAGCAGGCGCCGCTGTCCGGGGACAGCCGGACGAGCGTCGCGCTGGTGAGGTTCCGCCGGTCCGGCGGCGCGGTGACCGGCACGACCGCCTGGACCTACAGCACGCAGGTCCCCTTCGCCGCCCTGGCCACCATCACCCAGACCGCCGAGGGCATCGCGACCGGGTGGAGCGACACCCCCATGGGCCTGGGCACCCCGCGTCCCGCCGACGGCCACGTGATCCTGCTCGACGCCGCCACCGGCAAGCTGAAGCTGGACGTCCCGACGCCGGGCTACCCGCGCATCATCCGTGACGATCCCGGCCGGCACCGGCTCGTCGTCGCCGAGGAGAACGACCCCGAGGACGCGGTCAGCTGGCAGCTCACCGCGATCGACCCGCGGACCGGCGGCCGGCAGGTGCTCGCGAACCGTGCCGGCACGTTCGTCACCTCGCTGCGCGTCGCCGACTCCGGCCCCGGCAGCGGGAAGAACCCCGCGTACGAGGCCACCGAGCTGACCCTGGACCTGTCCGGCGACCAGGCGCTCCCGGTCGGCTCGTCGGTCCTGTCCTTCGACGCGCACGGCAAGAACCTGTGGACCACACCGATCCCGGCCGCCTTCGCCGGCGACGCGCCGGTCGTCGGCGGCATGATGCTGCCCGACGCCGACAGGGCGAGCGTCGTGGTCACCACCCAGGACCCGCAGAACCCGACCGAGGCCGTCCCGAACGGCCCCGAGGGCACGCAGATCATGTCCTTCGACGCCCGTACCGGCAAGCTCCGCTGGCGCCGGTCCGGAGCGGTCGGCACCGGCCTGGAGCCCGCGCAGTGGGGGGACCGGATCCTGTCGGTGGCCGCCGATCAGACCGCTTACGCCTACAAGATCTCCAACGGCGCCCCGGTGGCCGTGCAGCCGCAGCTCGGTGACCTCTACGCCGGCGTCCTCGTGCCCGGCGCGACCACGGCGAAGGACGGCGTCAAGAACATCGTCGGCGCCGGCCAGAGCCGCGGCGTGTTCCTGCTCGACGGCCACCCGCAGCCCAACGGCGAGCCGAGGGTGCTGTGGACCGCGGCCGTCCGGGGCGCCGTGCACCATGCCGAGCTCGTCGACGACGGCAGGCAGGTGCTGGTCGCCGCGACCGGCGGCTGGGACCTGATCGACGTGGCGACCGGCAAGGTCACGGTGGCCAAGGACGTGCCCGGCGGCTACACGTGGTCGGTGACCGCCACCGGCTCCGGTCAGAACACTGAGATCATCGACCCGACCCACGCGCTCACCGCTTACGGCCTGAACGGCAGGCAGCTGTGGACCTTCAAGCCGGCCGGCAGCGCGGTGAAGTTCAGCAACGCGACCGTGGACCCCGACGGCCGCGTCATCGCCGAGTACAGCACAGCCGCGGGCGACAAGACGCCGCAGTACCGCGTTCTCGCGGTCGATGCGCGGACCGGTGCGACACTGTGGAATCAGCCCGCTGATCAGTCGGTGACCAGCGGGGGCCTCCTGCAAGCCGCCTATGCGAGCGCCGACATTCCCGGCGCCGGCGGCCACGGCGTCGCCCTTGCCTGGGGCGCCACGGAGCCCAACAGCGTCGCGGGTACCATGCTCGTCGAGGTCCGCGACAGCAGGACCGGCGCCGTCCTCACCTCGCACACCGCCGGCGGCACCACCACCCACATCGGCTTCAGCGCCGATCCGAAGCTCGGTCTGGCCTGGTACCACTTCGCGCAGATCAGCCGTCTGATGCCGGACGGCGAGACGTGGGCCGACACCGGCATGTACTCCGACACCTACTCCGGCGGCTTCGGGACCTCGACCGGCGGCTCGACGGTGTTGCTGGACTCGCCGTATGGCGTGCAGGCCTATGACCCGGCACAGTTCGACGGGAACAACGACTACCCGTACGACGTCGCGCACACCGGGCCCCTCGACGACGGATACCAGCTCGTCATCGACGGCTCGCAGATTCTGGGCCTCCAGCAGGACATCCGTGAATGGGGCATCGGCTCGGAGTGGATGGGGTCGTTCTACTTCGACAGCGACACCAGCATGCACGGCCTCACGGTCTCGACCCTGACCGGGACGCTGACCCCTGGTGCGGCCGCGAAGAGCGCCCCCAAGGCGCAGCTGAAGGCCGCCGCGCCGACCGCGCCGCCGACCGCACCCCCGACCACCCCGGTGCAGGATCCGACCGGCGGCAGCCTCACCCCGGACTCGGTGATCCCGGCGGCGGCTCCCACGCTCCGCGGCTACACCCCGGCCCAGATCCAGCACAACCTGGCGCTGAAGGGCGACGGCACCGGCCAGACCGTGGCGATCGTGGACGCCTACCACCACTCGGCGCTCCCGAGCGACCTGAACACCTTCAGCAAGCAGTTCGGCCTGCCGCCGTCGTGCGACAGCGTCGCGGCCGGCACCGACTGTTTCGACTTCTCCGTGCACACCATGCCCGGCACCACCGTCGACGGCGGCGGCTGGGACGGCGAGGCCGCGCTGGACGTCGAGTGGGTGCACGCCGTCGCCCCGCACGCGAAGATCGTGCTCGTCGAGGCGCAGGATCCGACGATGCAGCACCTGAACGAGGCCGTGGACGCCGCGGCGGCGCTGCGTCCGGCGGCGGTGTCGATGAGCTACGGCCTGAACCGCGAGTTCTCCGGCGAGTCCTTCTACGACGGAAGGTGCCTGTACACCGACACCGTCTGCGTGGAATCGGCCGGCGACAGCGGCAACCCGGACGGCTACAGCGCCACCTCGCCGAACGTGCTCTCCATCGGCGGCACCACGCTGAAGCTGAACGCCGCGGGCGACACCGTGAGCCAGACCGCATGGCGCGGCACCGGCGGCGGCCTGTCCTTCTTCGAGAAGCGGCCGGCGTACCAGGACGGCGTGAACCCCGACCCGCACCGCGGGACCCCGGACGTCTCGGCCGTCGCCGACCCGCAGACCGGCGTCGCCGTCTACTACACGGACGTGACGCAAAGCCGTTCCGGCTGGGCCGAAGTCGGCGGGACCAGCCTGTCGGCACCGATCTGGTCGGCGATCCTGGCCGCCACGGACCAGGGGCGGGCCGCGCTCGGCAAGGCGCACCTGGCCTCGGCCGACGGTTCGGTGTTCCGGGACGTCTACGGGCTCGGATCCGCACTCGTCGACGTCACCTCCGGGAGCAACGGCGCGTGCCCGGCGACGCAATGCTCGGCGCGCGCCGGGTATGACACGGTGACCGGCCTGGGGACGCCGGGGCCGAGCGTGGACCAGGCGCTGGCGGCCAAGCCGTAA
- a CDS encoding helix-turn-helix domain-containing protein → MLTPAGLSAFDETLLRCLLTAGDPHTPATLAEELGAPAEQVRRSVRRLVELGLAVRDGAAVLPVDPRVALTGLLRERRTELDRLTQTIDELSASFHDRAVRTGATRPVEAIVGRSAIAARFHDLVARADHEILAFDTPPYVASNYGDSEAETGALARGVAVRAVYATEVLDHPARTNRVRALVQLGEQARVAPSLPTKLVIADRREAILPLSEPGAGDAASRCAVVHASGLCEALIALFEAVWTQAVPLFAPRAATNPDLLAEDHAILQCLDAGMKDDVIARQLGISERTVRRRVADLAARLGAASRFQIGAQAARRGWV, encoded by the coding sequence ATGCTGACCCCGGCCGGCTTGTCAGCCTTCGACGAAACCCTCCTGCGCTGTCTCCTCACCGCCGGCGACCCGCACACCCCCGCCACCCTCGCCGAGGAGCTCGGCGCACCGGCCGAGCAGGTCCGGCGCAGCGTCCGGCGCCTGGTCGAGCTCGGGCTCGCGGTGCGCGACGGCGCGGCCGTGCTGCCCGTCGACCCGCGCGTCGCGCTCACCGGGCTGCTGCGGGAGCGGCGCACCGAGCTGGACCGGCTGACCCAGACCATCGACGAGCTCTCGGCCAGCTTCCACGACCGGGCCGTACGCACCGGGGCGACGCGGCCCGTCGAGGCGATCGTCGGACGCTCGGCCATCGCGGCCCGGTTCCACGACCTGGTGGCGCGCGCCGACCACGAGATCCTCGCCTTCGACACGCCGCCGTACGTCGCCTCGAACTACGGCGACTCCGAGGCCGAGACCGGGGCGCTGGCGCGCGGGGTCGCCGTGCGCGCCGTCTACGCCACCGAGGTGCTCGACCACCCCGCGCGCACCAACCGGGTACGGGCCCTGGTACAGCTCGGCGAGCAGGCGCGGGTGGCGCCGTCGCTGCCGACCAAGCTGGTCATCGCCGATCGGCGCGAGGCCATCTTGCCGCTGTCGGAGCCGGGGGCCGGGGACGCCGCCTCGCGCTGCGCCGTCGTGCACGCCTCCGGGCTCTGCGAGGCGCTGATCGCGCTGTTCGAGGCGGTGTGGACGCAGGCCGTGCCGCTGTTCGCCCCGCGCGCCGCCACCAATCCGGACCTGCTCGCCGAGGACCACGCGATCCTGCAGTGCCTGGATGCCGGGATGAAGGACGACGTCATCGCCCGCCAGCTCGGCATCAGCGAGCGCACGGTGCGGCGCCGCGTCGCGGACCTGGCGGCCCGGCTGGGCGCCGCGTCCCGCTTCCAGATCGGCGCCCAGGCGGCGCGGCGGGGCTGGGTGTGA
- a CDS encoding alpha/beta fold hydrolase, which translates to MTFTAVDHIATPVLDIAYEHAGDPSGIPVVLLHGFPYDVRAYDEVAAELVGQGDYSVYAPYLRGFGRTRFLSETDLRSGQQGAIGQDLLDFIDALGLDRPIVGGYDWGGRAACIVSALWPERVRGLVTVDGFNIQDIAHSGEPSKPEWEATYWYQYYFHSERGRRGLERNREELCELLWRTWSPTWTAASAEFAASAPSLHNPDFVSVVVHSYRHRFGLAEGDPRYQAIEERLAFGTEIGVPTVVLESGADGVGGPGFAESGDRESFTGRFEYRKVDGVGHNLPQEAPGAFAEAVHLLGAE; encoded by the coding sequence ATGACCTTCACCGCGGTGGATCACATTGCGACGCCTGTACTCGACATCGCCTATGAGCACGCCGGAGATCCCTCGGGAATTCCCGTCGTCCTGCTCCACGGCTTCCCCTACGACGTCCGCGCATATGACGAAGTCGCCGCGGAATTGGTGGGACAAGGCGATTACTCGGTATACGCGCCGTATCTGAGGGGCTTCGGAAGGACGCGCTTCCTATCCGAGACCGATCTGCGCTCCGGACAGCAGGGCGCCATCGGCCAGGACCTGCTGGACTTCATCGATGCGCTGGGGCTGGACCGGCCGATCGTCGGCGGCTACGACTGGGGCGGCCGGGCGGCGTGCATCGTCTCGGCGCTGTGGCCGGAGCGGGTGCGCGGGCTGGTCACGGTCGACGGGTTCAACATCCAGGACATCGCGCACTCCGGTGAGCCGTCGAAGCCGGAGTGGGAGGCGACGTACTGGTACCAGTACTACTTCCACAGCGAGCGCGGGCGGCGCGGGCTCGAGCGGAACCGCGAGGAGCTGTGCGAGCTGCTGTGGCGGACGTGGTCGCCGACGTGGACGGCGGCCTCGGCCGAGTTCGCGGCGAGTGCGCCGAGCCTGCACAACCCGGACTTCGTGTCGGTGGTCGTTCATTCCTACCGGCACCGGTTCGGTCTGGCCGAGGGTGATCCGCGATACCAGGCGATCGAGGAACGGCTCGCTTTCGGGACCGAGATCGGGGTGCCGACGGTGGTGCTGGAGAGCGGGGCGGACGGCGTCGGCGGGCCGGGGTTCGCCGAGTCCGGGGACCGGGAGTCGTTCACCGGGCGGTTCGAGTACCGGAAGGTGGACGGCGTCGGGCACAACCTGCCGCAGGAGGCGCCGGGGGCGTTCGCCGAGGCGGTTCATCTGCTGGGCGCGGAGTAG
- a CDS encoding DMT family transporter, translated as MTSTASVNRTTAGVLFGVTSSVAFGAGGPFAKALIAAGFSPLQAVWLRLVGTVVVLVALCLVLRRPGQLATMGRHKWPIVAYGLVAVAACQVLYFVAASRLPIGIAILLEFTGPVLVVGWEKLVRHAHVSRESAIGVAVAMAGLAVVVQIWSGVHLDAVGLAAGLGAGAGNATYFLLIDRLAGAVDPLTLTTGGMTVGMAVLTPLAGPWAAPWHILGSSVALGSHHLPGWTLAAFIVLISTILSYLTGAAAVQRLNAPVAAGLAYVEPASATIIAWIILGERLTPTQIAGGAIVLAGAFLAQRGIGHTTVTEADSARSILGTTVTTEALIP; from the coding sequence GTGACCAGCACCGCTTCCGTCAACCGCACCACCGCCGGTGTTTTGTTCGGCGTGACCTCCTCGGTGGCCTTCGGGGCCGGCGGCCCGTTCGCCAAGGCCCTGATCGCCGCCGGGTTCAGTCCGCTGCAGGCGGTGTGGCTGCGCCTGGTCGGGACGGTCGTGGTGCTGGTGGCGCTGTGCCTGGTGCTGCGGCGGCCGGGGCAGCTGGCGACGATGGGCCGGCACAAGTGGCCGATCGTGGCGTACGGGCTGGTCGCGGTCGCGGCCTGCCAGGTGCTGTACTTCGTGGCGGCCTCGCGGCTGCCGATCGGGATCGCGATCCTGCTGGAGTTCACCGGGCCGGTGTTGGTCGTCGGCTGGGAGAAGCTGGTGCGGCACGCGCACGTGTCGCGGGAGTCCGCGATCGGCGTCGCGGTGGCGATGGCCGGGCTGGCGGTCGTGGTGCAGATCTGGTCCGGCGTGCACCTGGACGCGGTCGGCCTGGCAGCGGGCCTGGGCGCCGGTGCCGGCAACGCGACGTACTTCCTGCTGATCGACCGCCTCGCCGGCGCGGTCGACCCGCTGACGCTCACCACCGGCGGCATGACCGTCGGCATGGCGGTGCTGACGCCGCTGGCCGGGCCGTGGGCCGCGCCCTGGCACATCCTGGGGTCCTCGGTGGCGCTGGGCTCGCACCATCTGCCGGGCTGGACACTGGCCGCGTTCATCGTGCTGATCAGCACAATCTTGTCGTACCTCACCGGCGCCGCGGCGGTCCAACGGCTGAACGCCCCGGTCGCGGCCGGCCTGGCGTACGTCGAACCGGCCTCGGCGACCATCATCGCCTGGATCATCCTCGGCGAGCGCCTGACGCCCACGCAGATCGCCGGCGGCGCCATCGTGCTGGCCGGAGCGTTCCTGGCCCAGCGCGGAATCGGGCACACCACCGTTACCGAAGCGGATTCCGCCCGGTCTATCCTGGGAACCACGGTCACCACGGAAGCGTTGATCCCATGA
- a CDS encoding PspA/IM30 family protein: MSGVMKRMKLVVEAKANAALERRENPVEQLDLSYEKQLELLQKVRRGVAEVATSRKRLEIQLKQLQADYDKRGEQAKRALEVGREDLAREALVRRGPVQQQIEDMTQQYNALQAEEEKLVRASQSLQQKVDAFRTKKETIKATYAAAQASTQIGEAFSGISEEMGDVNMAIERAENKTAQLQARGAALDELVASGVLDDPTGYGKDDITRELEALSAGPGVENEMARLRNEIAEGEARKQIGPGAGA, encoded by the coding sequence ATGAGCGGCGTCATGAAGCGGATGAAGCTGGTCGTCGAGGCCAAGGCCAACGCGGCCCTCGAACGCCGCGAGAATCCGGTCGAACAGCTCGACTTGTCCTACGAGAAGCAGCTGGAGCTGCTGCAGAAGGTGCGCCGCGGCGTCGCGGAGGTGGCGACCAGCCGCAAGCGCCTGGAGATCCAGCTCAAGCAGCTCCAAGCCGACTACGACAAGCGCGGCGAGCAGGCCAAGCGCGCCCTGGAAGTGGGCCGCGAGGACCTCGCCCGCGAAGCCCTGGTCCGCCGCGGCCCGGTCCAGCAGCAGATCGAGGACATGACGCAGCAGTACAACGCGCTGCAGGCGGAAGAAGAGAAGCTGGTCCGCGCCTCCCAGAGCCTCCAGCAGAAGGTCGACGCCTTCCGCACCAAGAAGGAGACCATCAAGGCCACCTACGCCGCGGCACAGGCGTCCACCCAGATCGGCGAGGCCTTCAGCGGCATCTCCGAGGAGATGGGCGACGTCAACATGGCCATCGAGCGCGCCGAGAACAAGACGGCGCAGCTCCAGGCCCGCGGCGCGGCCCTGGACGAACTGGTCGCCTCCGGCGTCCTGGACGACCCCACCGGCTACGGCAAGGACGACATCACGCGCGAGCTCGAGGCCCTCTCGGCCGGCCCCGGCGTGGAGAACGAGATGGCGCGGCTGCGCAACGAGATCGCCGAGGGCGAGGCCCGCAAGCAGATCGGCCCGGGCGCCGGCGCCTGA
- a CDS encoding LacI family DNA-binding transcriptional regulator, translated as MRSVAEHAGVSHQTVSRVVNGDPTVTDAVRERVVAAMTELGYRPSAGGRAMARGRTEVVGLVIPHDPGFAFANDHLIRMMTGAEQELAGRGYGMLLSTRETSKDPASAYRRFDRRRLVDGLIVEGGGGTAALPHLVELGYPVVVIGYTEDDLPMVHPDDEGGAYAVTQHLLALGHRRIGVVNGPPESRLAMAARLRGFHRAYSDARIEPAPDLMVHGDFTFESGYAAAQRLMAPPHPPTAVFAFNDAMALGVLRWMRENGRKVPGDVSVAGFDDTSAAILGETPLTSVALQSVDLGRRAAQILLDLLDGNATHNDETIMAGRLMVRASTAPPPAVARG; from the coding sequence ATGCGCAGCGTCGCGGAGCACGCGGGAGTCTCGCACCAGACGGTCTCCCGCGTGGTGAACGGCGACCCGACGGTCACCGACGCGGTCCGCGAGCGCGTCGTCGCCGCCATGACCGAGCTCGGCTACCGGCCCAGCGCCGGCGGTCGCGCCATGGCCCGCGGCCGCACCGAGGTGGTCGGTCTGGTGATCCCGCACGACCCGGGCTTCGCCTTCGCCAACGACCACCTGATCCGCATGATGACCGGCGCGGAGCAGGAACTGGCCGGCCGCGGCTACGGCATGCTGCTGTCCACCCGCGAGACCTCCAAGGACCCGGCCTCCGCCTACCGCCGCTTCGACCGGCGCCGTCTGGTCGACGGCCTGATCGTCGAGGGCGGTGGCGGGACCGCCGCGCTGCCGCACCTGGTGGAGCTGGGCTATCCGGTCGTGGTGATCGGCTACACCGAGGACGACCTCCCGATGGTGCATCCGGACGACGAAGGCGGCGCCTACGCGGTCACACAGCACCTGCTGGCCCTCGGCCACCGCCGCATCGGCGTGGTCAACGGACCGCCGGAGAGCCGGCTTGCGATGGCCGCGCGCCTGCGCGGCTTTCATCGCGCCTACTCCGACGCGCGCATAGAGCCCGCCCCGGACCTGATGGTCCACGGGGACTTCACCTTCGAATCCGGGTACGCCGCCGCGCAGCGCCTGATGGCACCACCGCATCCGCCGACCGCGGTCTTCGCCTTCAACGACGCCATGGCCCTGGGCGTCCTGCGCTGGATGCGGGAGAACGGCCGGAAGGTACCCGGCGACGTCTCCGTCGCAGGGTTCGACGACACGTCCGCCGCGATCCTCGGCGAGACTCCGCTGACCAGTGTCGCGCTGCAAAGCGTGGACCTGGGCCGGCGCGCCGCGCAGATCCTGCTGGACCTGCTCGACGGCAATGCCACGCACAACGACGAGACCATCATGGCCGGCCGGCTCATGGTGCGCGCGTCCACGGCCCCGCCACCGGCCGTCGCCAGAGGTTGA